AAGAGAGAATCAAGTTGGGCTTATACCCTAATTCCTCGGCTTTAAAGGTAAGGTAATAGGGATCAACACCGATACAGTGCCCCCCCACTAACCCCGGGAAGAGTTTAATAAAATTCCACTTTGTGGCTGCGGCCTCAATTACCTCACGGGTATCAATACCCATTTCGTGAAAAATAAGCGCCAATTCATTAATGAGGGCGATATTCACGTCGCGTTGGGTATTTTCGATTACTTTTGCCGCTTCTGCCACGCGAATACTCGAGGCTAAGTAAGTGCCTGCCGTAACCACTTCCCGGTAAAGTGCATCGACACGCTGTGCCACTTCGGGTGTCGAGCCTGACGTAACTTTCAAAATAGTTTTAAAGGTATTGTTCTTATCGCCTGGGTTGATGCGTTCCGGTGAGTAGCCGCCATAAAAATCTTGATTGAACTTGAGCCCTGAAACTTGCTCTAACTCTTTTACACACACATCTTCGGTAACGCCCGGATACACCGTCGACTCGTAAATCACTAAATCGTCTTTTTTAAGCACGTTCCCTACCGTTCGGGACGCTTGGATGAGAGGGTTTAAATCAGGACGATTAGAGCTGTCAATCGGAGTTGGCACGGTCACAATAAATATATTGCAGTGCTTACAATCGTCTATGTTAGAAGAGAATGACAATGTACTTTTGACACTTGCAAGTGCTGCGGAGGAAACCTCTTTGGTGCCATCAATACCTTGTCGCAAGCTCTCAATACGGCTCTGATTAATATCAAAGCCGACGACTTGATACTTTTCCGCAAATGCCACTGCTAATGGTAAACCCACATACCCCAAACCAATCACACAAATCTTATCTTGCATTAATTCTCTCCTCTCACACCTATCGGTTGCTGTGTGCTTTGCGATGGGGCAGCTTCAAACATGCGGGCAAATATGGGTTCCAAGAAACTTGCGCCAAATTCACTTAAATGATCGTCATCATAATACATTGGACGCCCTTCATAATCGCCCCAGCAGTACTCACTGTCGCAATACTCACTCGGTAATTCAAGAATACGCACCCCACATTGGGCCGCCGCCTGATTCTGCGCCTCTATAATCACAGCCTGGCGAGCATCGTAAGCCGCACGGCTCACTTTGACCCGCTCCAGCTCTTCGTCAAACAATAGACTTCTCGACATGGTTTGCGGCACGCTCTCTCGCATTTCAGGTATGGGTCTCAACATGTAGACAGGTCGCACTTCGGCAAACTTACACGCGGTATCGATAAGGGCCGTTGTCATTTCATTAAAATACGCTGGCGTTTTTTGTTCAAACGGCTCACCAATATAGTAAGTCGGTGGCTCTGCCAGAGGATCTTCTGCTTCCATCGGGCCGACTACCGATTGTGCAAAACGGCTCACAATCAGCATCGGAACTTCGGCAGGGTATTGGCCATGGGTATTCAAAGCATGCGCAATAAACTCCTCACAGGCATAGGTCAGGTTACCAATTTCATCAATGCCTTCTATCACCGGACAACCACTGGCAGTCCAGTCTAATACATGCAGTTGTTCGCTAGGTAGGCTGCGCTCCACGGCTCGAATGACCGAGCCAGCATGACTGTCGCCGATCACGATGACACCCAATTCCCCACCGCCATAAGTGCACCCTACGGGCTCACCCGCCGAGCGTGAGGCTTGGCAACGCTTGCGCAGCGGATTACGGTTATCGACCTCTGCAGCAATCGCGTCTATTTCTGCTGGCACTCGCCCGCCAAAATGCGACTCTTTCACTATAGCTGCAGGCACATAAGTAAGCAAAAGCGCAGATACGATAGTCACGGCTGCTTTTCCCGTCGAGAATTTACCAAGTCCTTCTCTTATCGGGTTCTCTACCCAACGATAAGAAAGCTCTGCAGCCACCGCACTGGCTATTAACATGAGTAAAATCCAAGGCCACGACTCCTGCTCTCCCATAAAGAACAACAGCACAGCAAAAGGCCAGTGCCACAAATACAAACTATAGGAGCGTAACCCAAACCATTGCGCAACAGGATGAGCCGTTAAGACGTTCTGTTGCCGAGCCGCCAAAATAACGAGCATGGTTCCGAGTACCGACGGCACTGCATAAGGAGCTGGCCAGGGTGTGGCTGCGTCGAACACCATAAAAGGAACAATGATCAACACCCACGCAATTGCGTAAACAACAACGGAGACACGCAGTGGCTTTTGCAGGCGCGCAAGGAAAAACACAATGCCTCCGGCTGCCATTTCCCATGCTCTGGAAGGTAGTAGATAAAATGCCTCGTTCGGAGCATGCAGCGTTTGCACAAACGCATAACTAAGAGAAAGCAAGAACAGCGCAACAATCGCGGCAAAAATAAGTGGTAGGCGAAACTTCGCAAGCCAAGCGACTGCCATTAAAAATAATGGGTATAAGAGGTAAAACTGCCATTCAGCGCCCAGTGACCAAGTGTGTAGCATCCACTTCTCATGGGCTGCTGCATCGAAATAACCCGCTTCTCGAGCAAACTCGATATTGGATATAAAACCCAATGCATAGCCCGATTGCGAGCCCAATTCCTGATAGTCAGGTGTTGGTAAAAAGAACCAACCGGCCACAAGCCAAGCAAGCACCAACACAATAAGTGCCGGGAAAATTCGTTTAGCACGAGCTAAATAGAAACTTCCCAGCTTAAATTGACTGCGACCTCCCGCTCCCACTAATCCCGACACAATAATATCGGTCATCAGGAAGCCTGAAATCACAAAGAACACGTCTACGCCTGCAAAGCCGCCCGTAAATCCGGGAATACCGAAGTGAAACAACACCACGGCAACCACCGCCCACGCGCGGAGACCGTTAATATCTTGTCGAAAACCGGATTTTTCTAGTTGAAACAAGGCCTATTGTCCAATGCTAATGGAATGCTTAAGGAGCCTGATCATACCGAATGGTCAAGGTGGTGTATATTCTTAACAGATGCAATTAGTTTCATTGATGATTACTACTTTCTACCACATTAAATCATCAGGAATTTTGTAATCTGCATAAGGGTCTTCTTCGCCCACATTGTTGTCGTTGTTTTGGTTGTCATTTAATAAGACTATTTCTGCGGGACTCCGCTCTTGAATTTTGTTCGCTACGGGAACGGGAATAAGTGCGTACCCGTCGCCATCGCGCGCAATAGCAAGCTTACCTTGAGTGAGCTCGTTATGAATTTTTTGACTCACATGCAACCGTTTCACCAAGGTACCGTCGGCAAAATTAAACGCAATCTCACCCTTGTGCGCGACTCGGTTCACGGCAATCAACTGTCGCACTTGCGCGGCTATCGCCTTCTCATCCGCTTCAGCTTTACGTTGACGATTCAGTTCTTGGTCGCGTGCCACGTGCTCCTTTTGCTTCTCCTTCGCCAACAAGTTTGCTTCATTCACAATGGCTTGCCTTTTTCCCACTTGCTTGCGCTGTACATGTTTTTCTTTCTTCACTTTCTTGAGTTTTTTCTCATCTGCCAAACCCGCTTTGAGCAGTTGTTCTTGTAACGCGTTCTTCATCGCCATTCAGCCTTCATTAAATTCCGATGTTTTAAAAGTAAATGCAGATTCTCCACTCTTACTCCAACCGCCAACCGCAAAAACCTTCCCACCGACCTTCCACACATGAGAGTTTCCTACGGGTCAAGTTGGGCTGTAGAAGCTATCGATTTCATCTCCATGTTAAAGATCACTCAGTATCCACCTCGTAATTATTAGCATTGAATTGACTTTCGTAGCCAGGCATTAGCCCAACTGCCTTCATAAACGCCTGTTGTGCTCGATTGGTATCACCTGCTTCAAAATAGCCAAATGCTAACCCATCGTACACGTCTGGAACCGTTGGAAAGAGTTGAGTTAAATAGCTAAAGAAAAAAATCGATGATTCCGCGTCATCAGCAGCTACAAGCTCCCTTGCGAGATTAGTAATTACCCTGCCAATAAAAACTTGATAAGCCGATGCCTCATAGTGGGATTTAAACTGAGCGTTGAACACCTCAGCTCCAGAGTTTAGATAAAACTGATAGGCAAATATTTCCGGCGGCGCCTTAACCTCTGTGTACTCACCGTTCAACAAATAGCTTCTCAACCTTGTAGAAAGCTTCTCAGCAACTAAGCGATCAGTATTTGCTAACACCATTACCCAAAGATCATTTTCGAAATCTATTTCTACGGCCGTACTTACACCTCTACCGCCTCCAAATGATAGCCATTGCGACGGATCGCTTTGCAACGCTCTGAATGTCTGTAAGCCTTGTGGCGAAAGGAACTGATTTGTATCGAACAAAGCATGGTAAAAACCGTACAACTCAAGAATCGATAACTCCCCTCCACCCGCTGGAGAAAGGTGCTCACGCATTGATGCCGCTACAGCAACTCGCTCGCTAGCGAAATTAAAATGATAAGGAGTTGCCGAAACAGATTGATGAGTTACCTGAAAAGAAGGATGTATATGGGTGCGGGCAGGCTTGAGTAAGTTTTGCTCCACTAACTCCCAATAATTTTTGCCTGTTACCTTTTCAAGAATAGCGCCAAGCAAAACATAGCCATAATTCGAGTAGTGCCGATCTGTTCCTGGTTCGAACAACAAAGGTGCCTCTTTCAATATTGCCAACCTCTTATCAAGGCTGTCGTAGTAAGAAGGAGACTCTCTATATGCCGCAGTAAAAATGTCTGCAAAGCCGGAACGGTGTTCCAGTAGTTGCTGAATTGTGATGCTTTGAGCCCTGGAATCGGAAAATTCGAAGTCAAAAGCTTCCAAACTATCGCTCAATTTTATGAGCTCATTATCGACAGCTTGCAGAATCAAAACTGCCGTTAAATTCTTTTGAATGGAGCCAATGTCGAACTGCGTGTGAACTGTGTTCGGATCTGAAGTTACGTCATCGGCATTCCCCACAGCTTGTGAATAACTTATCTCACCATTTTTAACGACCAAAACAGTACCAGATAATTTATATTTTTCCTCAAACTCAGCAATCAACTCATCTATCGAATGTGTAGCAACGGCTAGGCAGTTGAAAGAAGTAGCACCAAGAAGTATCAGCAGTAAAACTATACGTATCATTTAAAATCCTTTTCGAATAGCAGCGACCAATGTACTCACAAGCACCCCAACGAGGGTGAACTGCCCCAGCATCATTAGTGCCAATTTAGGCCAAAAGGCCAGTTCTTCGGTAGATAAAGGGTGCCAAATATGAATCAGCCCGAAAAAAACTGCTACTTCAGCTACATATATGCCTATAGTGATAGCGCCAACATCCTCTTTCGCCATGGGCGTTGAACCCTCTACTCTGTTTAAGCTTTTACTACACACCGAATAACAAGACCAGCGTTACACTCGTATTGAGCTTCGGTTGACAGACATTCTTGGCGATCATCAACTCACCATTGAGAAGCGAAGCGAAACAATGGTCTACAACTATACAATAAATGGCCAAAAAACTTCTTTTGGAGCGCAAGAGAGAGCTTGGTTCAGTTCTCAAGTTCCAACCATAATTGCTAAAACTGGCCTTAACTACGCCCGCTAGCCACAAAAAAGCCGAGCTGCTTGCGCAACTCGGCTTTTGCTTTCCTTCCTAAGAAAAATTTACGCTACATTAATGGTAGGAATAATATTCTCTTTTGCTTTCTTTTCTGCCGCTTGGAAATCAGGCATTTGATCGAAGTTTAAGTACTTGTAGATTTCGCCAGACATCGCGTTGATGTTCTGAGCGTACTCCATGTACTCATCGCGCGTTGGAATCTTACCCAAAATCGCACCGACTGCCGACAACTCTGCAGACGCCAAATAAACATTAGCACCGTCACCTAAGCGGTTCGGGAAGTTACGTGTTGACGTTGAAAGTACCGTAGCACCCGCTTTCACACGCGCTTGGTTA
This genomic interval from Idiomarinaceae bacterium HL-53 contains the following:
- a CDS encoding UDP-N-acetyl-D-galactosamine dehydrogenase yields the protein MQDKICVIGLGYVGLPLAVAFAEKYQVVGFDINQSRIESLRQGIDGTKEVSSAALASVKSTLSFSSNIDDCKHCNIFIVTVPTPIDSSNRPDLNPLIQASRTVGNVLKKDDLVIYESTVYPGVTEDVCVKELEQVSGLKFNQDFYGGYSPERINPGDKNNTFKTILKVTSGSTPEVAQRVDALYREVVTAGTYLASSIRVAEAAKVIENTQRDVNIALINELALIFHEMGIDTREVIEAAATKWNFIKLFPGLVGGHCIGVDPYYLTFKAEELGYKPNLILSSRQINNGMAKYIAERTVKLMIDNGLVIKGAKVLILGFAFKENCPDIRNTKVIDIVTSLQDYGVEVSVHDPEVEPAELASAGSFQVADNPFRKEQQYDAVIAAVAHNEYRTYQQQDFERLCRHETDQKPVLVDVKDIIPLPSWRL
- a CDS encoding Peptidoglycan/LPS O-acetylase OafA/YrhL, contains acyltransferase and SGNH-hydrolase domains, with the protein product MFQLEKSGFRQDINGLRAWAVVAVVLFHFGIPGFTGGFAGVDVFFVISGFLMTDIIVSGLVGAGGRSQFKLGSFYLARAKRIFPALIVLVLAWLVAGWFFLPTPDYQELGSQSGYALGFISNIEFAREAGYFDAAAHEKWMLHTWSLGAEWQFYLLYPLFLMAVAWLAKFRLPLIFAAIVALFLLSLSYAFVQTLHAPNEAFYLLPSRAWEMAAGGIVFFLARLQKPLRVSVVVYAIAWVLIIVPFMVFDAATPWPAPYAVPSVLGTMLVILAARQQNVLTAHPVAQWFGLRSYSLYLWHWPFAVLLFFMGEQESWPWILLMLIASAVAAELSYRWVENPIREGLGKFSTGKAAVTIVSALLLTYVPAAIVKESHFGGRVPAEIDAIAAEVDNRNPLRKRCQASRSAGEPVGCTYGGGELGVIVIGDSHAGSVIRAVERSLPSEQLHVLDWTASGCPVIEGIDEIGNLTYACEEFIAHALNTHGQYPAEVPMLIVSRFAQSVVGPMEAEDPLAEPPTYYIGEPFEQKTPAYFNEMTTALIDTACKFAEVRPVYMLRPIPEMRESVPQTMSRSLLFDEELERVKVSRAAYDARQAVIIEAQNQAAAQCGVRILELPSEYCDSEYCWGDYEGRPMYYDDDHLSEFGASFLEPIFARMFEAAPSQSTQQPIGVRGEN
- a CDS encoding CubicO group peptidase, beta-lactamase class C family, whose translation is MIRIVLLLILLGATSFNCLAVATHSIDELIAEFEEKYKLSGTVLVVKNGEISYSQAVGNADDVTSDPNTVHTQFDIGSIQKNLTAVLILQAVDNELIKLSDSLEAFDFEFSDSRAQSITIQQLLEHRSGFADIFTAAYRESPSYYDSLDKRLAILKEAPLLFEPGTDRHYSNYGYVLLGAILEKVTGKNYWELVEQNLLKPARTHIHPSFQVTHQSVSATPYHFNFASERVAVAASMREHLSPAGGGELSILELYGFYHALFDTNQFLSPQGLQTFRALQSDPSQWLSFGGGRGVSTAVEIDFENDLWVMVLANTDRLVAEKLSTRLRSYLLNGEYTEVKAPPEIFAYQFYLNSGAEVFNAQFKSHYEASAYQVFIGRVITNLARELVAADDAESSIFFFSYLTQLFPTVPDVYDGLAFGYFEAGDTNRAQQAFMKAVGLMPGYESQFNANNYEVDTE